From one Solanum lycopersicum chromosome 12, SLM_r2.1 genomic stretch:
- the LOC101249802 gene encoding uncharacterized protein, with protein MKGIRKCKEAPSTDLLVCFPSRAHLTLMPSPASHHHHLKRSNTRGIGPAGQASPMLWKRTEISEPTSPKVTCAGQIKVRHKPKSCKIKNWQSVMEEIEKLHVKKQKKKKLVWNMEGVGFKKDAMQLLTCLRNIRFDFRCFGSFHNDETDVITSDDDEDDEEDDQEGEDEHDDEAKTASRTVFSKWFMVLQENQKTEETEHAKKTEETEYSVFSHNDAPPPNALLLMRCRSAPAKGLLEQKHKDNDSDYDQRKNEKSRTENNMKKSLVVMRYGSDLYKFSSDISKENWVVDGIKDPFSRSRSSKR; from the coding sequence ATGAAAGGTATTAGAAAGTGTAAAGAAGCTCCTTCAACAGATTTATTAGTCTGTTTTCCTTCAAGAGCTCATCTAACACTTATGCCAAGTCCAGCTTCTCATCATCACCATTTAAAAAGATCAAACACAAGAGGTATTGGACCTGCTGGCCAAGCTAGCCCTATGTTATGGAAGAGGACAGAGATATCTGAGCCTACGTCTCCGAAAGTTACTTGTGCTGGACAAATCAAAGTAAGACACAAACCGAAATCATGTAAGATCAAGAATTGGCAATCAGTGATGGAAGAGATTGAGAAGTTACATGTTAAgaagcaaaaaaagaaaaaacttgtgTGGAATATGGAAGGCGTTGGGTTCAAGAAAGACGCGATGCAGTTGTTGACATGTTTGAGGAATATAAGGTTTGATTTTCGATGTTTTGGATCGTTTCATAACGATGAAACAGATGTCATTACTtctgatgatgatgaggatgacgAAGAAGATGATCAGGAGGGTGAAGATGAACACGACGATGAAGCGAAAACAGCATCGAGAACTGTTTTCTCTAAGTGGTTTATGGTTTTACAAGAAAACCAAAAAACAGAGGAAACAGAGCATGCCAAAAAAACAGAGGAAACAGAGTACTCTGTTTTTAGTCATAATGATGCTCCACCACCAAACGCACTTTTGCTTATGCGTTGTCGTTCTGCTCCAGCAAAAGGTTTGCTGGAGCAGAAACATAAAGACAACGACAGTGATTATGATCAacgaaagaatgaaaaatcaaGAACGGAGAATAATATGAAGAAAAGCTTAGTAGTGATGAGATATGGAAGTGATCTCTACAAATTTTCATCTGATATATCAAAAGAGAATTGGGTTGTAGATGGAATTAAAGATCCATTTTCAAGAAGTCGAAGTTCGAAGAGGTAA